A DNA window from Nerophis lumbriciformis linkage group LG33, RoL_Nlum_v2.1, whole genome shotgun sequence contains the following coding sequences:
- the LOC133575577 gene encoding major histocompatibility complex class I-related gene protein-like gives MMNLLFFFLLVVQTHSVTPVIHSLKYFTTASSQVPNFPEFVSVGYVDEVEISYYDSNIRKAESKQDWMNKITAEDPNYWQRETEKNVVIEHVSKTNIEIAMKRFNQTGGVHTYQVMTGCEWNDETDEVKGWRQFSYDGEDFISLDMKTWTFTAAKQQAFPSKLKWDQDIFLLADNKYYHTEECPSYLKKYVEYGKKVLMRTELPEVFLLQKTPSSPVTCMATGFYPDLADLFWRKDGEQIFEDVEHGELLPNHDGTFQMSVELKVEVTAEVEGKYECVFQLSGVKEDLVTKLERRSILSNASHEGNVSVTATLAVLAVVVLLAAGIFIIIFIIKRRRSRQAEYDPAAGDAGNELSERREG, from the exons ATGATGAACTTGCTTTTCTTCTTTCTCCTAGTTGTACAAACACACAGCGTGACGCCTG TGATTCATTCACTCAAGTATTTCACCACTGCAtcctctcaagttccaaacttcccagagtttgtgagtgttggttatgttgatgaagttgagattagttactatgacagcaacatcaggaaagcagaatccaaacaggactggatgaacaaaatcacagcagaggaTCCAAACTACTGGCAGAGAGAAACAGAGAAGAATGTTGTTATAGAACATGTCTCcaaaaccaacattgaaatagccatgaagcgtttcaaccaaactggag GTGTTCACACTTACCAGGTGATGAcaggatgtgaatggaatgatgagactgatgaggtTAAAGGTTGGAGGCAGTTCAgttatgatggagaagatttCATATCGTTGGACATGAAGACATGGACATTTACTGCAGCAAAACAACAAGCTTTCCCCTCCAAACTCAAGTGGGACCAAGACATATTTCTACTAGCCGACAATAAGTATTATCACACTGAGGAAtgtccttcttacttgaagaagtatgtggagtatgggaagaaggtcctaatgagaacag agcttccagaggtgttcctcctccagaagacgccatcctctccggtcacctgcatggcgacaggtttctaccccgacCTAGCCGACttgttttggaggaaagacggcgagcagatcttcgaggacgtggagcacggagagctgctccccaaccacgacggaaccttccagatgtcggtggagctgaaagtggaggtgacggccgaggtggagggcaagtacgaatgtgtgttccagctgtctggcgtcaaggaggacctggtcaccaagctggagagaagaagcatcctgagcaacgcaagccatgaag gCAACGTGAGCGTCACTGCCACGCTGGCGGTCCTCGCTGTGGTGGTCCTCCTGGCGGCcggcatcttcatcatcatcttcatcatcaagcGTCGCCGAAGCAGACAAG CCGAATACGATCCAGCTG C